Proteins from a genomic interval of Nitrospina gracilis Nb-211:
- a CDS encoding B12-binding domain-containing radical SAM protein, translating to MQPSIGLITLNAKFIHTAVSLRYLRNAARRAGYANVWIEEFTIHHPTWKIAAEIQKHRPDILGIGVYIWNRRQCFELVEVLKKQNPYLKIVLGGPEVSFEMLHGDDYTIISGEGEARFVEYLGYAAKNEAPPPDVLERWLVYGGDLPDLHVPYTEEDWPHLKNRYAYVETSRGCPYLCSFCLSALDKTVRYFDDDAVRQQIEDIVKAGVGKVKFVDRTFNLQPRRMRDLMQWLTQFPGVEFHFEVVGDLLNDGMLEFLDTVPPGMFQFEIGIQTATDPVQQTIQRKQNNDNLFATIRQLIAQDRVHVHCDLIFGLPGETYEQMMQSFEEVFALRPHEVQLGFLKFLPGAPVKDQIEKEQYRYLSTPPYEVIANRLVTAEQFSYLKRFTEMFDLFYNSQRFRFTLEHILRDRSPLEVFDRLLAHVEQHTGFHGGISLDRQYLFLAECFDLLDDPVALDLLKLDYLYHQRTFHLPEFMRARLPENGSTKLRTWSGDRKTPLVPFQHEIEVDRWQAHLAPARAPVYYAVAHAPKGAGYFTRPAVHRVEG from the coding sequence ATGCAACCATCCATCGGCCTCATCACGCTCAACGCGAAGTTCATCCACACCGCAGTCAGCCTGCGCTATTTGCGCAACGCCGCCCGCCGTGCGGGCTACGCCAACGTGTGGATCGAGGAGTTCACCATCCACCACCCCACCTGGAAAATCGCCGCCGAAATCCAGAAACACCGGCCCGACATCCTCGGCATCGGCGTGTACATCTGGAACCGAAGGCAATGCTTCGAGCTGGTCGAAGTTTTAAAGAAACAGAATCCCTATCTGAAAATCGTTTTGGGCGGACCCGAGGTGTCGTTTGAAATGCTGCACGGCGACGACTACACCATCATTTCCGGCGAAGGCGAAGCGCGGTTTGTCGAATACCTGGGCTACGCCGCGAAAAACGAAGCGCCGCCGCCGGACGTGCTGGAGCGCTGGCTGGTTTATGGCGGCGACCTGCCGGACCTGCACGTGCCGTACACGGAGGAAGACTGGCCGCACCTCAAAAACCGTTACGCCTATGTCGAGACCTCGCGCGGTTGTCCGTACCTGTGCTCGTTCTGCCTGTCGGCCTTGGACAAAACGGTGCGCTATTTCGATGATGACGCGGTGCGTCAACAAATTGAGGATATCGTGAAGGCGGGCGTCGGCAAGGTGAAGTTCGTCGACCGCACCTTCAACCTGCAACCGCGCCGGATGCGTGATCTCATGCAGTGGCTCACGCAGTTCCCCGGCGTCGAGTTCCATTTTGAGGTGGTAGGCGATCTTTTGAACGATGGCATGCTGGAGTTTCTCGACACCGTGCCTCCGGGCATGTTCCAGTTCGAAATCGGCATCCAGACGGCCACCGATCCCGTCCAGCAAACCATCCAGCGAAAACAGAACAACGACAATCTGTTCGCCACGATCAGGCAGTTGATCGCGCAGGACCGCGTGCATGTGCACTGCGACCTCATCTTCGGCCTGCCCGGCGAAACGTATGAGCAGATGATGCAATCGTTCGAGGAAGTCTTCGCCCTGCGCCCACACGAGGTGCAGTTGGGATTCCTCAAATTCCTGCCCGGCGCGCCGGTGAAGGACCAGATAGAAAAAGAGCAGTATCGCTATCTGTCCACGCCGCCGTATGAAGTGATCGCCAACCGCCTCGTCACCGCCGAGCAGTTCAGCTACCTGAAACGTTTCACCGAAATGTTCGACCTGTTCTACAACTCGCAACGGTTCCGCTTCACGCTGGAACACATCCTGCGCGACCGGTCCCCCCTTGAGGTCTTCGACCGCCTGCTGGCTCACGTCGAACAGCACACCGGCTTCCACGGCGGCATCTCGCTCGACCGCCAGTATTTGTTTCTCGCAGAATGTTTCGACCTGTTGGACGATCCCGTGGCGCTCGATTTACTCAAACTGGATTACCTGTATCACCAGCGCACGTTTCACCTGCCGGAGTTCATGCGCGCGCGCCTGCCGGAAAACGGATCGACGAAGCTCCGCACCTGGTCCGGCGACCGCAAGACGCCGCTCGTTCCCTTCCAGCACGAGATCGAGGTGGACCGCTGGCAGGCCCACCTGGCCCCGGCGCGCGCGCCCGTGTATTATGCTGTGGCGCACGCACCCAAGGGCGCGGGCTACTTCACCCGCCCCGCCGTGCACCGCGTGGAAGGCTGA
- the ilvD gene encoding dihydroxy-acid dehydratase, with amino-acid sequence MSDASETPLNPRSRTITQGDRRAPNRAMLRAVGFKDEDFVKPIVGIANGQSNITPCNAGLGKLADIAAAEIHNSGGMAQMFGTITISDGISMGTEGMKCSLVSREVIADSIETVCRGSSMDGVLAIGGCDKNMPGAMIAMARLNIPAVFVYGGTIKPGHLGDEDLTVVSAFEAVGKFSAGAIDKNELTDIEKNACPGFGSCGGMFTANTMSSAFEAMGMSLPYSSTMSNEDKEKENSTRESSIALMNLVKKNILPRDIITRKSLENAIAVVMAVGGSTNAVLHLLAIAHSAGIELSIDDFETIRKRVPLFCDLKPSGRYVTVDLHRAGGIPQVMKILLNAGLLHGDCMTCTGKTVAENLKDVPDQPAANQDVILPLDKPKSKEGHLVILKGNLAPEGAVAKVSGIKTHVLTGPARIFESEEACLDAIIENKINEGDIIVIRYEGPKGGPGMREMLAPTSAIVGKGLGDKVGLITDGRFSGGTFGLVVGHIAPEAQEGGPIALVREGDSITLDVDRNLIEVSLSSEEMQARRAEWKAPPIKYQSGVLAKYAKLVASSSKGAVTD; translated from the coding sequence ATGTCAGACGCCAGTGAAACCCCGCTCAATCCCCGTAGCCGAACGATCACCCAGGGCGACCGCCGTGCGCCCAACCGCGCCATGTTGCGCGCGGTGGGCTTCAAGGACGAAGATTTCGTGAAGCCGATCGTCGGCATTGCCAACGGGCAGAGCAACATCACACCCTGCAATGCGGGACTGGGTAAACTGGCGGACATCGCTGCTGCTGAAATACACAACAGCGGCGGCATGGCGCAGATGTTCGGCACCATCACCATCAGCGACGGCATCAGCATGGGCACCGAGGGCATGAAATGCTCGCTGGTCAGCCGCGAGGTCATCGCCGACTCGATCGAGACCGTCTGCCGCGGTTCGTCCATGGACGGCGTACTCGCCATCGGCGGGTGCGACAAGAACATGCCCGGCGCGATGATCGCCATGGCACGGTTGAACATCCCCGCCGTCTTCGTGTACGGCGGCACCATCAAGCCCGGCCATCTGGGCGACGAGGATTTGACCGTCGTCAGCGCGTTCGAAGCCGTCGGCAAGTTCAGCGCCGGCGCGATCGACAAAAACGAGTTGACCGACATAGAAAAGAACGCGTGCCCCGGTTTCGGGTCGTGTGGCGGCATGTTCACCGCCAACACGATGTCGTCGGCATTCGAGGCGATGGGCATGAGCCTGCCGTACAGTTCGACCATGTCCAACGAAGACAAGGAAAAGGAAAACAGCACGCGCGAAAGCAGTATCGCGTTGATGAACCTTGTTAAAAAGAACATTCTTCCACGTGATATCATCACGCGAAAATCTTTGGAGAATGCAATCGCCGTGGTCATGGCGGTCGGTGGTTCCACCAACGCCGTCCTGCACCTGCTGGCAATCGCGCACAGCGCGGGCATCGAACTCAGCATCGATGATTTTGAAACCATCCGCAAGCGCGTGCCGTTGTTCTGCGATTTGAAACCGTCAGGACGCTATGTCACCGTCGATCTTCATCGCGCCGGAGGCATTCCGCAGGTCATGAAAATATTGTTGAACGCAGGCCTGCTGCACGGCGATTGCATGACCTGCACCGGCAAGACGGTGGCGGAAAACCTGAAAGACGTACCGGACCAACCGGCGGCAAACCAGGACGTCATCCTTCCTCTGGACAAACCCAAATCGAAGGAAGGACACCTGGTTATTTTGAAAGGCAACCTCGCGCCGGAGGGAGCCGTCGCCAAAGTTTCGGGCATCAAGACGCACGTTCTCACTGGACCGGCCCGCATTTTTGAAAGCGAAGAGGCCTGTCTGGATGCAATTATTGAAAATAAAATCAATGAAGGAGACATCATTGTCATCCGCTATGAAGGGCCAAAAGGCGGACCCGGCATGCGTGAAATGCTGGCACCGACATCAGCCATTGTCGGAAAAGGCTTGGGTGACAAGGTCGGTTTGATCACCGACGGCCGGTTTTCTGGAGGCACTTTCGGACTGGTTGTCGGACACATTGCACCCGAAGCGCAGGAAGGCGGACCCATTGCGCTGGTCCGCGAAGGCGACTCGATCACGCTCGACGTCGACCGCAACCTCATTGAGGTGAGTTTGAGTAGTGAGGAAATGCAAGCCCGGCGGGCTGAATGGAAGGCTCCGCCTATCAAGTATCAGTCCGGTGTGCTTGCCAAGTACGCCAAATTGGTTGCTTCGTCCTCCAAAGGTGCGGTAACGGATTAG
- a CDS encoding ethylbenzene dehydrogenase-related protein codes for MQDGFCTAQLKVTRYSGTLPLSPLSGFWTAAQGPERKVIELGPQLITNPQWPDPSIKQVTLSVARTDTEFAVRLEWEDTTRDDGLDNSRLYTDQAAVMFPLKATGTPPPVTMGAEGEMVNIWQWKAVRQVEVDALKQTVQDPSTIKSPVEDLNAEGFSTLTRQAQQDVQGQGVRTETGWIVVFKRALQTGDELDRPLDATTPLAVAIWDGGNRETNGQKGLAGWIVLEFL; via the coding sequence TTGCAGGATGGATTCTGCACGGCGCAACTGAAGGTGACCCGTTATTCGGGAACACTGCCGCTGTCTCCCTTGTCCGGATTCTGGACGGCGGCGCAGGGACCGGAGCGGAAAGTCATCGAACTCGGTCCGCAGTTGATCACCAACCCGCAGTGGCCCGACCCTTCCATCAAGCAAGTCACCTTGAGCGTGGCGCGCACCGATACCGAATTCGCCGTGCGTCTGGAGTGGGAAGACACGACGCGGGACGATGGGCTTGACAATTCCCGGCTCTACACGGATCAGGCGGCGGTGATGTTTCCGCTCAAGGCAACCGGCACGCCGCCGCCCGTCACCATGGGTGCTGAAGGGGAGATGGTCAACATCTGGCAATGGAAAGCCGTGCGGCAGGTGGAGGTCGATGCGCTCAAGCAGACGGTGCAGGATCCCTCTACAATCAAATCGCCGGTGGAAGACCTCAACGCCGAAGGCTTCAGCACGCTCACACGGCAAGCCCAGCAGGACGTTCAGGGGCAGGGCGTGCGCACCGAAACCGGATGGATCGTGGTGTTCAAACGGGCCTTGCAGACGGGAGACGAACTGGATCGGCCGCTGGATGCGACCACCCCGCTTGCCGTTGCCATCTGGGACGGCGGCAACCGCGAGACCAACGGACAGAAGGGACTTGCGGGCTGGATCGTGCTGGAGTTTTTGTAA